A DNA window from Stutzerimonas stutzeri contains the following coding sequences:
- a CDS encoding MlaD family protein yields the protein METRAHHVLIGLFTVLAVGGALLFALWLGKSSMDREYNYYEISFNRAVSGLSNGSSVEYSGIKVGDVEALWLEPDDPRMVRARIRVYSGTPIKQDTRARLALANITGSMIIQLHSGTPQSSPLEGTRGEPPLIIADPSPLSALLENGEDLMTNINNLLRSANLMLSEDNAGHIGRTLANLEQATSVLAEQRGDLSQALTQLGQLGQQTNKALEEISLLTRNANGLIDGEGRQVLTSASESMAALERATSRLDELLASNQGALNNGLQGFSELGPAINELRGTLGALRRVTQRLEDNPSGFLLGREKIQEFTP from the coding sequence ATGGAAACCCGTGCCCATCACGTGCTGATCGGCCTGTTCACCGTCCTGGCAGTCGGCGGCGCCTTGCTGTTCGCCCTCTGGCTGGGCAAGTCGAGCATGGATCGCGAGTACAACTACTACGAGATCAGCTTCAATCGCGCGGTCAGCGGCCTGTCCAATGGCAGCTCGGTGGAGTACAGCGGCATCAAGGTCGGCGACGTCGAAGCGCTATGGCTCGAGCCGGACGACCCGCGCATGGTCCGCGCGCGCATCCGCGTTTACTCCGGCACGCCGATCAAGCAGGACACCCGTGCCCGCCTGGCCTTGGCCAACATCACCGGCAGCATGATCATCCAGCTGCACAGCGGCACGCCGCAGAGCTCACCGCTGGAAGGCACGCGTGGCGAACCGCCGCTGATCATCGCCGACCCATCGCCGCTGAGCGCGCTGCTGGAGAACGGCGAAGACTTGATGACCAACATCAACAACCTGCTGCGCAGCGCCAATCTGATGCTCTCAGAAGACAATGCCGGGCATATCGGCCGCACGCTGGCCAACCTCGAGCAGGCCACCAGCGTACTCGCCGAGCAGCGTGGTGATCTTAGCCAGGCGCTTACCCAACTCGGCCAGCTAGGCCAGCAGACTAATAAAGCGCTGGAGGAAATCAGCCTTCTGACGCGAAATGCCAACGGCCTGATCGACGGAGAAGGCCGCCAGGTATTGACCAGCGCCAGCGAGTCGATGGCTGCGCTGGAGCGTGCCACATCGCGCCTGGACGAACTGCTGGCAAGCAATCAGGGCGCACTCAACAACGGCCTGCAAGGCTTCAGCGAGCTGGGCCCGGCAATCAACGAGTTGCGCGGAACCCTTGGTGCACTGCGTCGCGTCACCCAGCGCCTCGAAGACAATCCGAGCGGCTTTTTGCTCGGCCGCGAAAAAATTCAGGAGTTCACCCCATGA
- a CDS encoding ABC-type transport auxiliary lipoprotein family protein encodes MSRLALIRSFAVAALLGTLPACTLLPEAESIRVFLLPASEAPANQAAGTLRQALRIHTPHASRILAGPRIAVMPDGSQISSYQGARWGDTAPTLLRDRLIEQFRQSGQPTAVSSEESNLFAELELFSDLRAFQSEYIDGKPQVRIRLDAQLASAADQRILASRRFEILQPSGSAQLESVVEAFGQASDQLSLQLQNWVLQVAKSQPVQ; translated from the coding sequence ATGAGCCGTCTTGCGCTGATTCGCTCGTTCGCCGTCGCAGCACTGCTCGGCACGCTGCCTGCCTGCACGCTGCTGCCCGAGGCCGAGTCGATTCGGGTGTTTTTGCTGCCGGCCAGCGAGGCTCCAGCGAACCAGGCCGCCGGTACGTTGCGCCAGGCACTGCGCATTCATACGCCACATGCCAGCAGGATTCTCGCCGGGCCCCGTATTGCCGTAATGCCCGATGGCAGCCAGATCAGCAGCTATCAAGGAGCACGCTGGGGCGATACGGCACCGACCCTGCTGCGCGATCGGTTGATCGAGCAGTTCAGGCAAAGCGGGCAACCGACGGCGGTGAGCAGCGAGGAAAGCAATCTGTTCGCCGAACTGGAGCTGTTTAGCGACTTACGGGCATTCCAAAGCGAGTACATCGACGGTAAACCGCAGGTGCGGATTCGCCTGGACGCGCAGCTGGCATCGGCCGCAGATCAACGCATCCTCGCCAGCCGTCGCTTCGAAATTCTCCAGCCCAGTGGTAGCGCGCAGTTGGAAAGCGTGGTCGAAGCGTTCGGCCAAGCCAGCGACCAGCTCAGCCTGCAACTGCAAAACTGGGTATTACAGGTAGCAAAAAGCCAGCCTGTGCAGTGA
- the rbbA gene encoding ribosome-associated ATPase/putative transporter RbbA, translated as MSQPLAPVAQIDGVSLQYGKSRALDDLSLALPARCMVGLIGPDGVGKSSLLALIAGARKLQQGRVQVLEGDMGDAGHRRAVCPRIAYMPQGLGKNLYPTLTVFENLEFFGRLFGQGAEERHWRIAELTRSTGLAPFVERPAGKLSGGMKQKLGLCCALIHDPDLLILDEPTTGVDPLSRAQFWELIERIRTERPQMSVLVATAYMDEAQRFDHLVAMDAGRVLATGTPAELLARTDSESLEEAFIRLLPEEKRRRHRALEIPPRQASDSIAIEAHDLTMRFGDFVAVDRVNLRIERGEIFGFLGSNGCGKTTTMKMLTGLLPASEGQALLFGKPVDPHDLQTRQRVGYMSQAFSLYSELTVRQNLDLHARLFHLPTEHREPRIREMLERFELVEEADSLPEALPLGVRQRLSLAVAVIHAPEMLILDEPTSGVDPVARDGFWELLVQLSREDGVTIFISTHFMNEALRCDRISLMHAGRVLDSDTPQGLIDKRGLPTLEATFIAYLEDAMAEGAAKATQPLVNSNSVRPAEFKSSGELQARFSLRRLLSYTRRESMELRRDPIRATLAMLGTVVLMFIMGYGISMDVEDLTYAVLDRDQTTASQAYALNIAGSRYFIEKTPLTSPADLDRRMRSGDIALAIEIPPNFGRDLKRGAVPQVAFWIDGAMPMRADTIKGYVQGLHMSYLQDLARSAGVDGRALANVAIRYRYNPDVQSLPAMVPAMIPILLMMIPAMLTALGVVREKELGSITNFYVTPVTRLEFLIGKQLPYIALGMINFATLVLLAVFVFGIPIKGSLFTLVLGALLYVTCATGLGLLMSSVLNSQIAAIFGTAIATLLPAVQFSGLTHPVSALEGVSALLGQIYPTSHFLVISRGVFSKALGMADLYWYFIPLLLAIPLLTLLSVAGLRKQEK; from the coding sequence ATGAGCCAGCCGCTCGCGCCGGTGGCGCAGATCGATGGCGTCAGCCTGCAGTACGGCAAGTCACGCGCGCTGGACGACCTCAGCCTGGCACTGCCGGCGCGCTGCATGGTCGGCTTGATCGGCCCGGACGGGGTTGGTAAATCCAGCCTGCTGGCGCTGATCGCTGGTGCGCGCAAGCTGCAGCAGGGCCGCGTACAGGTGCTCGAAGGTGACATGGGCGATGCCGGTCACCGCCGCGCCGTGTGCCCGCGCATCGCCTACATGCCCCAGGGGCTGGGCAAGAACCTGTATCCGACACTCACGGTTTTCGAGAACCTGGAGTTCTTCGGCCGCCTGTTCGGCCAGGGCGCCGAAGAACGCCATTGGCGCATCGCCGAGCTGACCCGCAGTACGGGCCTGGCGCCGTTCGTCGAGCGCCCGGCCGGCAAGCTGTCCGGCGGTATGAAGCAGAAGCTCGGCCTATGCTGCGCACTGATCCATGATCCCGATTTGCTGATCCTCGACGAGCCCACCACCGGCGTCGACCCGTTGTCCCGGGCGCAATTCTGGGAACTGATCGAACGCATCCGCACCGAACGGCCGCAGATGAGCGTGCTGGTCGCTACCGCCTACATGGATGAGGCGCAGCGCTTCGATCATCTGGTGGCCATGGACGCAGGGCGAGTACTGGCCACCGGTACGCCGGCCGAGCTGCTGGCGCGCACCGATAGCGAGAGCCTGGAAGAAGCCTTCATTCGCTTGCTGCCAGAAGAGAAAAGGCGCCGCCATCGCGCCCTGGAGATCCCGCCGCGCCAGGCCAGCGATAGCATCGCCATCGAAGCCCATGACCTGACCATGCGTTTTGGCGACTTCGTTGCGGTAGACCGGGTCAACCTGCGCATCGAGCGTGGGGAGATATTCGGTTTTCTCGGCTCCAACGGCTGCGGCAAAACCACCACCATGAAGATGCTCACCGGCCTGCTGCCGGCCAGCGAGGGCCAAGCCCTGCTGTTCGGCAAGCCGGTCGACCCGCACGACCTGCAGACCCGTCAGCGCGTCGGTTACATGTCCCAGGCCTTCTCGCTGTACAGCGAACTGACCGTGCGCCAGAACCTCGACCTGCATGCGCGGCTGTTCCACCTGCCGACCGAACACCGCGAGCCGCGCATACGCGAAATGCTCGAACGCTTCGAGCTGGTCGAGGAAGCCGACAGCCTGCCGGAAGCCTTGCCGCTGGGCGTTCGTCAGCGCCTGTCGCTGGCAGTGGCGGTGATTCACGCGCCGGAGATGCTGATTCTCGACGAGCCGACATCGGGCGTCGACCCGGTGGCTCGCGACGGCTTCTGGGAGTTGCTGGTGCAACTTTCACGCGAGGACGGCGTGACCATCTTCATTTCCACCCACTTCATGAACGAAGCGCTGCGCTGCGACCGCATTTCGCTGATGCATGCCGGGCGGGTACTGGACAGCGACACACCGCAAGGGCTGATAGATAAACGTGGGCTGCCGACGCTGGAAGCCACGTTCATCGCCTACCTTGAGGACGCCATGGCTGAAGGCGCGGCGAAGGCAACGCAGCCTCTGGTGAACAGCAATAGCGTTCGACCGGCCGAGTTCAAGAGCAGTGGCGAACTGCAGGCGCGATTCAGCCTGCGCCGCCTGCTCAGCTACACCCGCCGCGAATCCATGGAACTGCGCCGCGACCCGATCCGCGCGACGCTGGCCATGCTCGGCACGGTGGTACTGATGTTCATCATGGGCTACGGCATCAGCATGGACGTCGAGGACCTGACCTACGCCGTGCTCGACCGCGACCAGACCACGGCCAGCCAGGCGTATGCACTGAACATCGCCGGCTCACGCTACTTCATCGAGAAGACGCCATTGACCAGCCCTGCGGATCTCGACCGGCGCATGCGCAGCGGTGATATCGCCCTGGCCATCGAGATTCCGCCCAACTTCGGCCGCGACCTGAAACGCGGTGCCGTGCCACAGGTCGCGTTCTGGATCGACGGCGCCATGCCGATGCGCGCCGATACCATCAAAGGTTACGTGCAGGGGCTGCACATGAGCTACCTGCAGGACCTCGCACGTAGCGCGGGTGTAGACGGTCGAGCGCTGGCCAATGTGGCGATCCGTTATCGCTACAACCCCGACGTGCAGAGCCTCCCGGCCATGGTCCCGGCAATGATTCCGATCCTGCTGATGATGATTCCGGCCATGCTGACGGCGCTCGGCGTGGTACGTGAGAAGGAGCTGGGTTCGATCACCAACTTCTATGTCACGCCAGTCACCCGCCTGGAGTTCCTCATCGGCAAGCAGCTGCCCTATATCGCGCTGGGCATGATCAATTTCGCCACGCTGGTGCTATTAGCGGTTTTCGTCTTCGGCATTCCGATCAAGGGCAGCCTGTTCACCCTGGTGCTGGGAGCGCTGCTTTACGTCACCTGCGCCACCGGCTTGGGTCTGTTGATGTCGTCGGTTCTCAACAGTCAGATCGCGGCGATCTTCGGCACGGCCATCGCTACCCTGCTGCCGGCCGTACAGTTCTCCGGGCTCACCCACCCCGTTTCGGCGCTGGAAGGCGTTAGCGCTTTGCTCGGCCAGATCTACCCGACCAGCCACTTCCTGGTCATCAGCCGCGGGGTGTTCTCCAAGGCGCTGGGCATGGCCGACCTCTATTGGTACTTCATCCCCTTGCTGCTGGCGATTCCGCTGCTGACCCTGCTCAGCGTCGCCGGTCTGCGCAAGCAGGAAAAATGA
- a CDS encoding HlyD family secretion protein, translated as MKAPAQKNLRRVLLGLVALVVVGLLAWSELRTDGLGEGFASGNGRIEATEIDVATKLGGRIREISVDEGDFVQPGQVIARMDTEVLDAQLNQARAQVRQAENAILTAQALVTQRESEKATAEAVVLQRRAELTAAQKRHQRTETLVGRNALPRQQLDDDLAAMQSAQAALAASRSQVLSADAGIAAARSQVIEAQSALEAAQASVVRLQADISDSELKTDRVARVQYRVAQPGEVLGAGGKLLNLVDLADVYMTFFLPERQAGRVAMGAEVRLVIDAVPQYVIPAKVTYVASVAQFTPKTVETESEREKLMFRVKARIDPELLRKHMEQVKTGLPGMAYLKLDADAEWPVHLQINVGS; from the coding sequence ATGAAAGCGCCAGCCCAAAAAAATCTTCGCCGCGTGCTGTTAGGGCTCGTAGCGCTCGTGGTGGTCGGCCTGCTGGCTTGGTCAGAGCTACGCACGGATGGCCTGGGGGAAGGCTTCGCCAGCGGCAACGGGCGTATCGAGGCCACCGAAATCGACGTAGCGACTAAACTGGGTGGGCGCATTCGCGAGATCAGCGTCGACGAAGGTGACTTCGTCCAGCCGGGCCAGGTCATCGCGCGAATGGATACCGAGGTGCTCGACGCGCAACTCAACCAGGCCCGTGCCCAGGTGCGCCAGGCAGAGAACGCCATTCTCACCGCGCAGGCCCTGGTTACCCAGCGCGAGAGCGAGAAGGCCACAGCCGAGGCGGTGGTGTTGCAGCGGCGTGCCGAGCTGACCGCCGCGCAAAAGCGCCACCAGCGCACCGAAACCCTGGTCGGGCGCAATGCCTTGCCGCGCCAGCAACTGGACGATGACCTCGCCGCCATGCAGAGCGCGCAAGCCGCTTTGGCCGCTTCCCGCTCGCAGGTACTGTCGGCCGATGCCGGCATCGCAGCCGCCAGGTCTCAGGTCATCGAAGCGCAGTCGGCGCTGGAGGCAGCACAGGCCAGCGTCGTCCGGCTGCAGGCCGACATCAGCGACAGCGAGCTGAAAACCGATCGCGTGGCGCGCGTGCAATACCGCGTGGCGCAGCCGGGCGAAGTGCTCGGCGCCGGCGGCAAGCTACTCAATCTGGTCGACCTGGCCGATGTCTACATGACTTTCTTCCTCCCCGAGCGCCAGGCCGGCCGGGTGGCGATGGGCGCGGAAGTGCGCCTGGTGATCGACGCCGTACCGCAATACGTCATTCCCGCGAAGGTCACCTACGTCGCCAGCGTCGCGCAATTCACGCCGAAAACGGTGGAGACCGAGAGCGAGCGCGAGAAGCTCATGTTCCGGGTCAAGGCCCGGATCGATCCCGAACTGCTGCGCAAGCACATGGAGCAGGTCAAGACCGGTCTGCCCGGCATGGCCTATCTGAAGCTCGACGCTGATGCCGAGTGGCCGGTACACCTGCAGATCAATGTCGGCTCATGA
- a CDS encoding ABC transporter permease, translating to MRTLGNVFQLGLKELRSLYRDPALLVLIVYAFTLAIYTAATALPEAPHRATLGVVDEDQSQASQRILNAFQLPYFLPPVPIDLRQMDSGMDAGLYTFTLNIPPGFQKDLLAGRNPTIQLNVDATQVSQAFTGAGHIQQIINDEVSAFVQRYRANTALPVEAVVRTAFNPNLTRSWFGAVNEVINQITMLSIILTGAALIREREHGTIEHLLVMPVTPFEIMLAKVWAMGLVVLLASAFALRFIVEGWLQIPIQGSLLLFMGGAALHLFATTSMGIFFGTVARSMPQLGLLIILVLMPLQILSGGMTPRESMPDLVQHIMLAAPTTHFIELAQAILFRGAGASVIWPQLLALAVIGTVFFLGALSRLRQSLR from the coding sequence ATGCGTACACTTGGCAACGTCTTCCAGCTCGGCCTCAAGGAACTGCGCAGCCTGTATCGCGACCCGGCGCTGCTGGTGCTGATCGTCTACGCCTTCACTCTGGCGATCTACACCGCCGCCACCGCATTGCCCGAGGCGCCCCACCGGGCAACCCTCGGGGTAGTGGACGAAGACCAGTCGCAGGCATCGCAGCGCATTCTCAACGCCTTTCAGCTGCCGTATTTCCTGCCACCGGTGCCCATTGACCTGCGGCAGATGGACAGCGGAATGGACGCAGGCCTGTATACCTTCACGCTGAACATCCCCCCGGGTTTCCAGAAGGACCTGCTCGCTGGCCGCAACCCGACCATTCAGCTAAACGTCGACGCGACGCAGGTCAGCCAGGCGTTCACCGGTGCCGGGCATATCCAGCAGATCATCAACGACGAGGTCAGCGCCTTCGTGCAGCGCTATCGCGCCAACACCGCACTGCCGGTCGAGGCGGTGGTGCGCACCGCCTTCAACCCCAACCTGACCCGGTCCTGGTTCGGTGCCGTCAACGAGGTGATCAACCAGATCACCATGCTTTCGATCATCCTCACCGGTGCAGCGCTGATCCGCGAGCGCGAACACGGCACCATCGAGCACCTGCTGGTGATGCCGGTCACCCCGTTCGAGATCATGCTGGCCAAGGTCTGGGCGATGGGGCTGGTGGTACTGCTGGCCTCCGCATTCGCCCTGCGCTTCATTGTCGAGGGCTGGCTGCAGATTCCGATTCAGGGCTCGCTGCTGCTGTTCATGGGCGGCGCAGCGTTGCACCTGTTCGCCACCACTTCGATGGGTATCTTCTTCGGCACCGTGGCGCGCTCGATGCCACAGCTGGGCCTGCTGATCATCCTGGTATTGATGCCGTTGCAGATCCTTTCGGGCGGCATGACCCCGCGTGAGAGCATGCCCGATCTGGTGCAGCACATCATGCTGGCAGCGCCCACGACTCATTTCATCGAACTGGCCCAGGCAATTCTGTTCCGAGGCGCCGGCGCCTCGGTGATATGGCCGCAGCTGCTTGCCCTGGCTGTTATCGGCACGGTGTTCTTCCTCGGCGCGCTGTCGCGGCTACGCCAGTCGTTGCGCTAG